In Synergistaceae bacterium DZ-S4, a single window of DNA contains:
- a CDS encoding CoA transferase subunit A, whose product MTKKIIKPVVSAHEAVQCVKKGDTIMVGGFNYGGIPYTLVDALYEAGTDELTMIANDTAYENVGHGKLVAAGRIKKVIASHVGLNKKTGEYYNSGKMELELSPQGTFVERIRAGGFGLGGFLTPTGVGTIVEEGKQVLEVNGRKYILELPLRADVALVRAYKADRMGNLIYKGTNQNFNPAMATAAEIVIAEVDSVVDVGELDPNVIVTQGILVDMIVVKGGSYYASRT is encoded by the coding sequence ATGACCAAGAAAATTATCAAACCGGTCGTCTCTGCACATGAAGCGGTGCAATGCGTCAAAAAGGGCGACACCATCATGGTCGGAGGGTTCAACTACGGCGGTATACCTTACACGCTTGTTGACGCCCTGTATGAAGCGGGAACAGACGAACTGACGATGATCGCCAACGACACGGCCTATGAAAACGTAGGCCACGGGAAGCTGGTAGCGGCGGGAAGGATCAAAAAGGTCATAGCCTCGCACGTAGGGCTGAACAAAAAGACGGGTGAGTACTACAACTCAGGAAAGATGGAGCTTGAGCTTTCTCCGCAGGGAACCTTTGTTGAGCGCATCAGGGCCGGTGGCTTCGGACTTGGCGGATTCCTTACGCCGACAGGGGTAGGGACCATAGTCGAAGAGGGCAAGCAGGTCCTGGAAGTAAACGGAAGGAAGTATATCCTCGAGCTGCCGCTCAGGGCTGATGTCGCGCTGGTCAGGGCTTATAAGGCCGACAGGATGGGCAACCTCATTTACAAGGGGACCAACCAGAACTTCAACCCTGCCATGGCCACTGCCGCGGAGATCGTGATCGCAGAGGTCGACTCGGTAGTCGATGTCGGTGAGCTGGATCCGAACGTGATCGTGACACAGGGCATCCTTGTTGACATGATAGTTGTGAAGGGAGGTTCATACTATGCTTCCAGAACTTGA
- a CDS encoding acetyl-CoA C-acyltransferase, translated as MPKAVILSASRTAGGKFGGQFSKLSATDLGAAALKEALTRSGASADAVEEVIMGNGWQAGVGANPARNAMFKAGIDQSVPAFTVNIRCGSGLRTVMLAADRIRLGDASTILAGGMESATNTPYILRDARWGFRMGEKKSEDVLHADGFICPLAGRLMGEITEDVVIPEFSISRQEQDEFAYYSHMKAVDAIEKGLFKEEIVPVVIKDRKKGEIVLDTDEIPRKDTSIESLSKLPVIFKKDGTITAGSSSALCDAGSAVMVAGDEWAKAEGLKPIAEILSYSAAAVDAEHFPIAPVKAMDIALKKAGMTMDDMELIEINEAFAAQVIACHRKMPFDMDRLNVHGGAIALGHPIGASGAKILTTLLYALRQQGKSVGMASACIGGGQGVAMIVRLV; from the coding sequence GTGCCTAAAGCGGTAATACTTAGCGCAAGCAGGACAGCGGGAGGAAAATTCGGAGGGCAGTTCTCCAAACTTTCAGCTACAGACCTCGGGGCGGCAGCGCTGAAAGAAGCCCTAACGCGTTCCGGGGCCTCAGCCGACGCCGTTGAGGAGGTTATAATGGGCAACGGATGGCAGGCCGGAGTCGGGGCAAACCCCGCAAGGAACGCGATGTTCAAAGCCGGAATAGACCAGTCGGTACCGGCGTTTACAGTAAACATCAGGTGCGGTTCGGGACTTCGCACCGTAATGCTGGCGGCTGACAGGATCAGGCTCGGTGATGCCAGCACTATCCTGGCCGGAGGGATGGAAAGCGCCACCAATACCCCGTACATCCTGAGGGATGCCAGATGGGGTTTCAGGATGGGTGAGAAAAAGTCCGAAGATGTCCTTCACGCCGACGGCTTCATCTGTCCCCTGGCGGGGCGGCTGATGGGAGAGATAACGGAGGACGTCGTTATCCCTGAGTTCTCGATCTCACGTCAGGAACAGGATGAATTCGCATACTACAGCCACATGAAGGCCGTAGACGCGATCGAAAAAGGGCTTTTTAAGGAAGAGATAGTGCCGGTGGTCATAAAGGACAGGAAAAAGGGTGAGATCGTCCTTGACACGGACGAGATACCAAGGAAGGATACTTCGATAGAGTCGCTGTCAAAACTGCCCGTGATCTTTAAAAAGGACGGAACGATAACGGCCGGGTCCAGTTCAGCGCTCTGCGACGCCGGAAGTGCCGTGATGGTCGCCGGTGATGAATGGGCGAAGGCGGAGGGGCTGAAACCCATCGCGGAGATCCTGAGTTATTCTGCTGCGGCGGTCGATGCCGAGCACTTCCCGATAGCTCCGGTCAAGGCGATGGACATTGCGCTCAAAAAGGCCGGAATGACAATGGACGACATGGAACTGATCGAGATAAACGAGGCGTTTGCCGCCCAGGTGATAGCATGTCACAGGAAGATGCCCTTTGACATGGATCGCCTCAATGTCCATGGCGGGGCTATAGCGCTGGGTCACCCGATAGGGGCAAGCGGGGCCAAGATACTGACGACTCTCCTCTACGCCCTGAGACAGCAGGGAAAGAGCGTTGGGATGGCCAGTGCCTGCATAGGCGGAGGTCAGGGCGTCGCCATGATCGTGAGACTGGTTTAA
- a CDS encoding SDR family oxidoreductase: protein MDYKNMFDFSAKKVLITGGTGTLGSEFAYAFASCGADVVISGRDEIKAAEVLKKCCRHKAVYDFVKCDLSDITSIVGMVSDARMILGGLDILCNHAGFSIRRPALECTENDWERLMEIDLKAPFFTACEAARSMKASGGGMIINTASVSSARGHKELSIYAAAKGGISQMTKALAHEWAPFGIRVNAVAPGYIPTTQTADILDDKVKKNELLSKIPLGRFGKPEEIAAVVLFLASTGSSYITGQTLFVEGGRMID from the coding sequence ATGGATTACAAAAATATGTTTGACTTCAGTGCGAAAAAAGTTCTGATAACAGGCGGGACAGGAACGCTTGGATCAGAGTTCGCATACGCTTTTGCCTCATGCGGGGCAGACGTTGTCATTTCAGGAAGGGATGAGATCAAGGCCGCAGAAGTTTTAAAAAAATGCTGCCGACATAAGGCCGTTTACGATTTCGTGAAGTGTGACCTCTCGGATATCACTTCCATAGTGGGTATGGTCAGCGATGCTCGCATGATACTCGGAGGACTTGACATCCTCTGCAACCATGCTGGTTTTTCAATACGCAGGCCGGCGCTTGAATGCACAGAGAACGACTGGGAACGGCTTATGGAGATAGACCTCAAGGCACCCTTTTTCACAGCATGCGAAGCAGCGAGATCAATGAAGGCATCAGGTGGCGGAATGATAATAAATACTGCGTCCGTATCATCGGCAAGAGGGCACAAGGAGCTTTCGATATACGCCGCTGCGAAGGGAGGAATAAGCCAAATGACAAAGGCCCTCGCACACGAATGGGCACCTTTCGGAATAAGAGTCAACGCTGTTGCTCCAGGCTACATCCCAACTACCCAAACTGCCGACATACTGGATGACAAAGTGAAAAAAAACGAACTGCTCTCAAAGATCCCGCTTGGCCGCTTCGGAAAACCGGAGGAGATCGCGGCGGTGGTGCTTTTCCTCGCTTCAACGGGAAGTTCATACATTACTGGACAGACATTATTTGTCGAAGGCGGCAGGATGATAGACTGA
- a CDS encoding 3-oxoacid CoA-transferase subunit B yields the protein MLPELDECIIKERIAKRIALEFSEGQVVNLGIGIPTLVSDYIPEGVRIIFQAENGAIGIGPAPAEPDLRCIGAGGRIISMLPGGSFFASDTSFGLIRGGHVDATVLGTLEVSQTGDIANWVVPGKSVPGMGGAMDLVVGAKRVYIATTHTTKKGGAKILKKCSLPLTAVGVASMVVTEFAVFTIKDGKMTLIEMSPEVTLEQIREHTEAEFDVADPLLPIKGMDVAESA from the coding sequence ATGCTTCCAGAACTTGATGAATGCATCATAAAGGAAAGGATAGCCAAAAGGATAGCGCTGGAATTCTCAGAAGGGCAGGTAGTGAACCTTGGGATAGGAATACCCACGCTTGTCTCCGATTATATTCCCGAGGGAGTCCGCATAATCTTCCAGGCGGAGAACGGAGCCATTGGCATAGGACCGGCCCCTGCTGAACCTGACCTCAGATGCATAGGAGCCGGAGGGCGGATCATTTCGATGCTTCCGGGAGGTAGTTTTTTCGCCAGTGACACGAGTTTCGGCCTTATAAGGGGCGGGCACGTCGATGCAACTGTGCTCGGCACGCTTGAAGTGAGCCAGACGGGAGACATCGCCAACTGGGTCGTGCCCGGAAAGAGCGTTCCCGGAATGGGCGGAGCCATGGACCTTGTGGTGGGTGCGAAGAGGGTCTACATCGCTACTACTCACACGACCAAAAAGGGCGGGGCCAAGATACTGAAAAAGTGCAGCCTGCCGCTGACGGCTGTCGGAGTCGCAAGCATGGTGGTCACCGAGTTCGCAGTCTTCACTATAAAAGACGGCAAAATGACCCTGATAGAGATGTCCCCGGAAGTTACGCTGGAACAGATCAGGGAGCATACCGAAGCCGAGTTTGATGTTGCGGACCCGCTCCTTCCAATAAAGGGAATGGATGTGGCAGAAAGTGCCTAA
- a CDS encoding MBL fold metallo-hydrolase: protein MNTKEIIKGLTQIVLPVPRGGFESFIIGWHINDKSRGRSILMETGPAASVPRLAEDLKMIGAGEPDYLLYTHVHLDHSGGAGQFHELFPGTKIIAPLKGRTHLIDPARLVQASRENLGDLCDVYGMPLPLPEDALADPDLELEGLTIIDTPGHAPHHSSYLYDLDGTRILFPGEAAGCYFELDDGSIFMRPATPHKFYYETAMASLQKLIDLGDVDLICYPHSGCSRDPKGLLEMASAQMAFWKDIISALPEEAGTEEGVEALLRNDPALSHIDRLPEKDREREAFFLRQSADGYLGYVRRNADS, encoded by the coding sequence TTGAACACAAAAGAGATAATCAAAGGACTTACCCAGATAGTCCTTCCTGTCCCGAGGGGCGGGTTTGAATCCTTTATAATCGGCTGGCACATCAACGACAAAAGCAGGGGAAGATCGATACTTATGGAGACAGGGCCTGCGGCCTCGGTCCCCCGACTTGCCGAAGACCTGAAGATGATCGGAGCCGGTGAGCCGGACTACCTGCTCTATACGCACGTACACCTTGACCATTCCGGGGGAGCGGGACAGTTTCACGAACTGTTCCCGGGCACGAAGATCATCGCCCCGCTCAAGGGACGCACGCACCTCATCGATCCGGCGAGACTGGTCCAAGCGAGCAGGGAGAACCTGGGCGACCTGTGCGATGTCTACGGGATGCCTCTTCCTCTTCCCGAAGATGCCCTTGCAGATCCGGACCTGGAGCTTGAAGGCCTTACGATCATCGATACACCGGGCCATGCGCCGCACCACAGCTCCTACCTCTACGACCTTGACGGAACAAGGATACTCTTCCCGGGGGAGGCCGCGGGATGCTATTTTGAGCTTGACGACGGGTCGATATTCATGAGGCCGGCGACTCCCCACAAATTCTATTATGAAACAGCGATGGCCTCGCTGCAAAAGCTGATCGATCTCGGTGATGTGGATCTGATCTGTTATCCTCATTCGGGCTGCAGCAGGGATCCTAAGGGGCTCCTTGAAATGGCGTCGGCTCAGATGGCCTTCTGGAAGGACATCATCTCGGCCCTTCCGGAAGAAGCAGGCACCGAAGAGGGCGTTGAAGCCCTGCTGAGGAACGATCCGGCACTTTCGCATATTGACAGGCTTCCCGAAAAGGACAGGGAGAGGGAGGCTTTTTTCCTTCGCCAGAGCGCAGACGGGTATCTGGGCTATGTGAGAAGAAATGCCGACAGTTGA
- a CDS encoding flavin reductase family protein produces MTWKPGTMLYPLPPVMVSCGTMERPNVITVAWTGIVNSDPAMTYISVRPERYSHGLITETSEFVINLTTEPLIWTADYCGVKSGRDIDKFSLPAITAAAASKVSAPMIEESPVSIECRVDRVIRLGTHDMFLSKIVAVNVDEGLLDSRGRLHLERASLVATSHGKYFALGKEVGSFGFSVKKKKKGR; encoded by the coding sequence GTGACATGGAAGCCCGGCACTATGCTCTATCCGCTGCCTCCGGTGATGGTCTCGTGCGGGACGATGGAAAGGCCGAACGTCATCACTGTCGCATGGACAGGGATAGTCAACTCAGACCCTGCGATGACATACATATCCGTAAGGCCGGAGCGTTATTCCCACGGGCTGATAACTGAGACGTCGGAGTTTGTGATAAATCTCACAACTGAGCCGCTGATATGGACGGCTGACTACTGCGGAGTAAAATCTGGCAGGGACATCGACAAATTTTCGCTTCCTGCAATAACAGCAGCTGCAGCTTCTAAAGTTAGCGCCCCAATGATAGAAGAGAGCCCGGTCAGCATTGAGTGCAGGGTCGACAGGGTGATCAGGCTGGGAACTCACGACATGTTCCTCTCGAAGATCGTCGCTGTCAACGTTGACGAAGGTCTTCTCGACAGCAGGGGAAGGCTGCACCTGGAAAGAGCGAGCCTTGTAGCCACGAGCCACGGCAAATACTTTGCCCTTGGAAAAGAGGTAGGAAGCTTTGGCTTCTCGGTAAAAAAGAAGAAGAAAGGCAGATAA
- a CDS encoding ABC transporter permease, with translation MKIEKDSLTRSGLIVPAVLLLLWWAGSNAGWWNAFLLPSPESVLDSFILSIGDGELQKHVWASLDRIIRGFGLSAAMALSFALLCSWFPRVLVQLDPTLEFFRHIPPMSTIPLLILWFGIGEAPKIILIVLATFFPVYMNALQGIRGCDPKLTEVAAVFGYSKWYRFRYVILPSAIPSVLTGLRLGLGYSWRSLVAAELVAASSGLGYMILDAEQLSRSDVVLMGIFVIGALGAFLDYGFLWGIRRYLKRGIEA, from the coding sequence ATGAAGATCGAGAAAGATAGTCTGACGAGAAGCGGTCTGATAGTGCCGGCAGTGTTGCTGTTGCTTTGGTGGGCGGGTTCGAACGCCGGCTGGTGGAACGCTTTCCTCCTTCCCTCTCCCGAAAGTGTGCTGGATTCCTTCATACTTTCGATCGGGGACGGAGAGCTGCAGAAGCACGTCTGGGCGAGCCTTGACAGGATAATCAGGGGCTTCGGCCTCTCGGCGGCGATGGCGCTTTCGTTCGCGCTTCTCTGTTCGTGGTTTCCTCGTGTCCTTGTGCAGCTGGACCCCACCCTCGAGTTCTTCAGGCATATCCCCCCCATGTCTACGATCCCCCTCCTGATCCTGTGGTTCGGGATAGGGGAGGCGCCAAAGATAATATTGATAGTGCTTGCCACATTTTTCCCCGTCTACATGAACGCCCTTCAGGGCATAAGGGGCTGCGACCCGAAACTGACAGAGGTAGCAGCTGTCTTCGGCTACAGCAAATGGTACAGGTTCAGATACGTCATTCTTCCCTCCGCCATCCCCTCGGTCCTTACCGGCCTGAGGCTGGGGCTGGGCTACAGCTGGCGCTCGCTCGTCGCTGCGGAGCTGGTGGCCGCGTCGTCGGGGCTGGGCTACATGATACTCGATGCCGAGCAGCTTTCCCGCTCTGATGTCGTCCTTATGGGGATATTCGTGATAGGAGCTCTTGGGGCCTTTCTTGACTATGGCTTCCTGTGGGGGATCAGGCGTTATCTGAAAAGGGGCATTGAAGCTTGA
- a CDS encoding EFR1 family ferrodoxin (N-terminal region resembles flavodoxins. C-terminal ferrodoxin region binds two 4Fe-4S clusters.), which produces MKIEYFVFSGTGNTLLVAREVGERLREKGHEVNYHMIGRNNSFRMSGESVIGLAFPIAFFSSYPLVLKFIASLPEGRRKKIFMTATMGGSALGAEGKFRKLVRDKGYKPIGSELFIMPGNYNNGVIPVEKNSQLVSAAKEKARAFADRLEKGSAAWGRGIPVIPSMWYKLISSGRSLRFFYRMFPITVDKEKCIKCMRCAENCPVGAIDGSGEFPFINKNICESCQRCVAFCPAHAIVVPGKPAEQYRAMEFEEFSR; this is translated from the coding sequence ATGAAAATAGAATATTTTGTTTTTTCGGGGACAGGGAATACTCTTCTTGTTGCCAGGGAAGTCGGCGAAAGGCTCAGAGAGAAGGGGCACGAGGTCAATTACCACATGATAGGCAGGAACAATTCCTTCAGAATGTCCGGGGAGAGTGTGATAGGTCTTGCCTTTCCCATCGCCTTTTTCTCTTCATATCCATTAGTGCTGAAATTCATAGCATCCCTTCCCGAGGGCAGGAGAAAAAAGATATTCATGACCGCCACGATGGGAGGATCTGCACTGGGCGCGGAAGGTAAGTTCAGGAAGCTGGTGCGCGACAAGGGTTACAAGCCCATTGGGTCCGAACTCTTCATCATGCCCGGCAACTACAACAACGGAGTCATACCAGTCGAGAAGAACAGTCAGCTGGTCTCGGCCGCGAAGGAGAAGGCAAGGGCGTTCGCGGACAGGCTTGAGAAGGGCAGCGCGGCCTGGGGCCGCGGTATCCCCGTCATCCCATCAATGTGGTATAAGCTGATTTCGAGCGGGAGATCGCTTCGCTTCTTTTACAGGATGTTTCCGATAACGGTCGATAAAGAAAAATGCATCAAATGCATGAGATGCGCAGAGAACTGTCCTGTAGGTGCCATAGACGGATCAGGGGAGTTTCCCTTCATAAACAAAAACATCTGCGAGTCCTGCCAGAGGTGCGTGGCTTTCTGTCCGGCTCATGCCATAGTCGTGCCAGGAAAGCCCGCTGAGCAGTACAGGGCGATGGAGTTCGAAGAATTTTCGCGGTAG
- a CDS encoding ABC transporter ATP-binding protein — protein MSWLKIQNLKKRYILEDMEVDALNGIDLEIKEGGFLVIVGRSGSGKTTLLRILAGLECETAGEITFKGRICGPESPLPVGMVFQEPRLMPWLSVENNILFPFLPGGRSKEMHQKALEILKMLGLEGYENAMPHQLSGGMAQRVALGRALSCDPEIVLMDEPLGALDYFTRRALQRELVRIYLQGGKTFLMVTHDVGEALRMGTRVLVLKNGMIEASIPIPLEYPRDRHCETFQSLLDEVLTALDDAEGQGGVKMPR, from the coding sequence TTGAGCTGGCTGAAGATCCAAAACCTGAAAAAAAGATATATTCTTGAGGATATGGAGGTCGACGCGCTGAACGGGATCGACCTGGAGATAAAAGAGGGAGGCTTCCTGGTCATAGTGGGGAGGAGCGGCTCCGGCAAGACGACGCTCCTCAGGATACTTGCAGGGCTTGAGTGCGAGACGGCGGGCGAGATAACCTTCAAGGGAAGGATCTGCGGCCCGGAGTCCCCGCTCCCTGTAGGGATGGTCTTTCAGGAACCCAGGCTCATGCCCTGGCTCTCGGTCGAGAACAACATACTTTTCCCCTTCCTGCCGGGCGGAAGATCGAAAGAGATGCACCAAAAGGCACTGGAAATACTGAAGATGCTCGGACTCGAAGGGTATGAAAACGCCATGCCCCACCAGCTGTCGGGAGGGATGGCCCAGAGGGTGGCGCTCGGAAGGGCGCTCTCCTGTGACCCTGAGATAGTGCTGATGGATGAACCTCTTGGCGCTCTGGACTACTTCACGAGAAGGGCACTTCAGAGGGAACTCGTGAGGATATATCTGCAGGGCGGAAAGACCTTCCTCATGGTGACGCATGACGTGGGAGAGGCCCTTCGTATGGGTACCCGCGTGCTTGTACTGAAAAACGGGATGATAGAGGCCTCGATACCCATACCGCTCGAATATCCGAGGGACCGTCACTGTGAAACCTTCCAGTCACTGCTGGACGAGGTGCTGACGGCGCTGGATGATGCGGAGGGGCAAGGCGGCGTGAAGATGCCGCGCTGA